From Providencia sp. R33, a single genomic window includes:
- a CDS encoding DUF3311 domain-containing protein: MRWYHYLVIFPILALTVGIYYANEVEPFVMGLPFLMFWIVAWVIVTALVMLLINVLDSKNLKETS, from the coding sequence ATGAGATGGTATCACTACCTCGTTATTTTCCCGATCTTGGCGTTAACCGTCGGGATCTATTATGCCAATGAAGTTGAACCCTTTGTCATGGGGCTGCCTTTTTTGATGTTTTGGATTGTGGCATGGGTGATTGTGACAGCACTCGTCATGTTATTAATTAATGTGTTAGACAGTAAAAATCTTAAGGAAACTTCATGA
- the pta gene encoding phosphate acetyltransferase, protein MLIPTGTSVGLTSVSLGVVRSMEQKGVQLSVFKPIAQPRISGNKDQTTEVLRSHSSITTIVEPLTMEYVESLLTSSKKDVLMEEIVARYHDHTKNAEVILIEGLVPTRKHSFAQSLNYEIAKTLGAEIVFVTATGNSSITQMQERLELVRNEFGGQRNKNIIGVIINKVNAPVDEQGRTRPDLSEIFDDSTKATVANLDPKQLSALNLPVLASIPWNFDLIATRAIDMAKHLGAEIVNEGEIKTRRVKSVTFCARSIPHMLEHFRPGSLLVTSADRPDVLVSASLAAMNGVEIGAVLLTGGYNIDAPIRQLCEQAFETGLPVFMVKSNTWQTSLNLQSFSLEVPADDHERIEKIQNYVARHISSDWIESLVADSERPNRLSPPAFRYQLTELARKAGKRIVLPEGDEPRTVKAASICAERGIATCVLLGNPEDIRRVAAAQGIELGTGIEIVDPIKVREEYVARLVELRKSKGMTEVVAREQLEDNVVLGTLMLEKGEVDGLVSGAVHTTANTIRPPLQLIKTAPGSSLVSSVFFMLLPEQVFVYGDCAINPDPTAEQLSEIAIQSADSAKAFGIDPRVAMISYSTGDSGAGSDVEKVREATRLAQEKRPDLMIDGPLQYDAAVMADVAKSKAPNSPVAGKATVFIFPDLNTGNTTYKAVQRSADLVSIGPMLQGMRKPVNDLSRGALVDDIVYTVALTAIQAVQNENA, encoded by the coding sequence ATGTTAATACCTACCGGCACCAGCGTTGGCTTAACTAGCGTTAGCCTAGGTGTCGTTCGCTCAATGGAACAAAAAGGTGTTCAATTAAGCGTTTTCAAACCTATCGCACAGCCCCGTATCTCTGGCAATAAAGACCAAACCACTGAAGTCCTGCGTTCCCATTCAAGTATTACCACCATTGTTGAACCGTTGACGATGGAATATGTTGAATCACTGCTGACCTCGTCTAAAAAAGATGTGTTAATGGAAGAGATAGTGGCTCGCTACCATGACCACACCAAAAATGCAGAAGTGATTTTGATTGAAGGTTTGGTGCCAACGCGTAAACACTCTTTTGCTCAGTCATTAAACTATGAAATTGCCAAAACATTAGGCGCTGAAATTGTTTTTGTCACTGCGACGGGCAATAGCTCAATTACACAAATGCAAGAGCGTTTAGAGCTAGTTCGTAACGAATTTGGTGGCCAACGTAATAAGAATATTATCGGTGTTATCATTAATAAGGTGAATGCTCCTGTTGATGAACAAGGCCGTACTCGCCCTGATCTGTCTGAAATCTTTGACGATTCAACCAAAGCGACAGTGGCTAACCTCGATCCGAAACAACTTTCTGCACTGAACCTGCCAGTGCTGGCATCCATTCCATGGAACTTCGATTTAATCGCTACGCGTGCAATCGACATGGCAAAACACTTGGGTGCAGAGATTGTTAACGAAGGTGAGATCAAAACACGTCGTGTTAAATCTGTCACTTTCTGTGCACGTAGCATCCCACATATGCTTGAGCACTTCCGCCCAGGTTCACTGTTAGTAACTTCAGCAGACCGCCCTGATGTGCTGGTTTCAGCATCATTAGCCGCGATGAACGGCGTTGAAATTGGTGCGGTTCTGTTAACAGGTGGCTACAACATCGATGCGCCAATTCGTCAATTATGCGAACAAGCGTTCGAAACTGGTTTGCCAGTCTTCATGGTGAAAAGCAACACATGGCAGACCTCCCTGAACCTGCAAAGTTTCAGCTTAGAAGTGCCAGCGGATGACCATGAGCGTATCGAGAAAATTCAAAACTATGTGGCTCGCCACATTAGCAGCGACTGGATTGAATCTTTAGTTGCTGACTCTGAGCGTCCAAATCGTTTATCGCCACCAGCGTTCCGTTATCAATTAACTGAATTAGCACGTAAAGCGGGCAAACGTATCGTTCTGCCTGAAGGTGATGAGCCTCGTACCGTTAAAGCCGCCTCTATCTGTGCTGAGCGTGGGATCGCAACATGCGTTCTGTTAGGTAACCCTGAAGATATCCGCCGTGTTGCCGCTGCACAAGGTATTGAATTAGGCACAGGTATTGAAATCGTTGACCCAATCAAAGTCCGCGAAGAATACGTTGCACGCCTTGTTGAACTACGTAAAAGCAAAGGCATGACCGAAGTTGTTGCTCGTGAACAACTAGAAGACAACGTAGTTCTGGGCACATTAATGCTCGAAAAAGGCGAAGTTGATGGCTTAGTTTCAGGTGCAGTACACACTACTGCAAACACTATCCGTCCACCGCTTCAGTTGATCAAAACGGCGCCGGGTAGCTCACTGGTTTCTTCAGTATTCTTTATGCTGTTACCTGAACAAGTCTTTGTTTATGGCGACTGTGCAATCAATCCAGACCCAACAGCAGAGCAATTATCTGAAATCGCTATTCAATCTGCGGATTCTGCAAAAGCCTTTGGTATCGACCCACGCGTTGCAATGATCTCCTACTCAACCGGTGATTCAGGCGCAGGTAGTGATGTTGAAAAAGTGCGTGAAGCAACCCGTTTAGCGCAAGAAAAACGCCCAGACCTGATGATTGATGGTCCATTGCAGTATGATGCGGCGGTAATGGCTGACGTGGCGAAATCAAAAGCGCCTAACTCCCCAGTTGCTGGTAAAGCAACCGTGTTTATCTTCCCAGACCTGAACACGGGTAACACCACCTATAAAGCAGTACAACGTTCCGCTGACCTCGTGTCAATCGGCCCAATGCTGCAAGGTATGCGCAAACCTGTCAATGACTTGTCTCGTGGAGCATTAGTTGACGATATCGTTTATACCGTTGCGTTAACTGCAATCCAAGCGGTACAGAACGAAAACGCATAA
- a CDS encoding sugar phosphatase: protein MKGVDVKLKAKGFLFDLDGTLADSLAVVERCWCKFGERIGKSPEEIISFIHGKPALTSLRHFLPEASDEEIMNYFRWLEKMESEDVEGVVALPGAVALLTRLNEIGAPWAIVTSGTVPIAHGRQQAAGLPEPKHWVTFEKVSKGKPDPEPFMLGAKALSLPEKSCIAFEDAQAGIHSALSAGCQVVAVHAPESLPRRDEIDVIVSSLEQISVMGPDINGDYELLVSKSL, encoded by the coding sequence ATGAAAGGGGTAGACGTGAAATTAAAGGCAAAGGGTTTTCTATTTGATTTGGATGGAACACTGGCGGATTCGCTGGCGGTAGTTGAGCGTTGCTGGTGTAAATTTGGTGAGCGTATAGGGAAAAGCCCAGAAGAAATTATTAGCTTTATCCATGGGAAGCCTGCACTGACCAGCCTGCGCCATTTTTTGCCAGAGGCAAGTGATGAAGAAATTATGAATTATTTTCGCTGGCTCGAAAAAATGGAAAGTGAAGATGTTGAAGGGGTTGTCGCCTTACCGGGAGCCGTTGCCTTGCTAACACGCCTGAATGAGATTGGTGCTCCTTGGGCGATCGTGACCTCAGGGACTGTACCCATCGCACATGGACGCCAGCAAGCTGCGGGATTACCAGAGCCGAAACACTGGGTGACATTTGAAAAAGTGTCTAAAGGTAAGCCTGATCCAGAACCTTTTATGTTAGGGGCAAAAGCGCTTTCTCTACCTGAAAAATCCTGCATTGCCTTTGAAGATGCTCAAGCTGGCATTCATTCTGCACTTAGCGCAGGTTGCCAAGTGGTTGCAGTCCATGCGCCAGAGAGCTTACCCCGCCGTGATGAAATCGACGTAATTGTTAGTTCACTGGAGCAAATTTCCGTTATGGGACCTGACATTAATGGTGATTATGAACTTTTAGTGTCAAAATCGCTTTAA
- a CDS encoding DMT family transporter, whose amino-acid sequence MSTLSLSGIFLALVALFAGVVVPIQAASNAVLARHLGHPLWASAVSLVISIIVLIPLLFVFKVPKPNFSAELFHQPLWIWFGGIAGMLYLTSALILVPKIGSTTFFVMVIAGQLMISALIEHFGWFGMPQNPIPLGKILGIGLVVTGVFCVQMARK is encoded by the coding sequence ATGTCTACACTTTCATTATCTGGGATATTTTTAGCATTAGTGGCGCTGTTTGCTGGGGTTGTTGTCCCTATCCAAGCAGCAAGCAATGCAGTATTAGCCCGCCACTTAGGCCATCCACTATGGGCCAGTGCCGTTTCACTGGTGATTAGCATAATTGTCCTGATCCCATTACTCTTTGTTTTTAAGGTCCCAAAACCTAATTTTAGCGCTGAATTGTTTCATCAACCCCTTTGGATTTGGTTTGGGGGAATTGCGGGCATGCTTTACCTCACTTCTGCTCTTATTTTGGTGCCAAAAATTGGTAGCACGACTTTCTTTGTGATGGTGATTGCAGGTCAATTAATGATTTCAGCTTTGATAGAGCACTTTGGGTGGTTTGGTATGCCACAAAACCCAATTCCACTCGGAAAGATACTGGGCATCGGTTTAGTGGTGACAGGCGTGTTCTGTGTTCAAATGGCACGTAAATAA
- the yfcD gene encoding NUDIX hydrolase YfcD has product MEQQTEVVEWVDIVDEDNSVIAQATRSQMRAENLRHRATYIVVHDGMGKILVQRRTDIKDFHPGFLDATAGGVVTQGENILDSAKREAEEELGIAGVPFAEHGHFYFEDEHCRVWGGLFSCVSHGPFALQESEVAEVSWLTPKEISARCDEFTPDSLKALSLWLTRNNESEKAITCAENP; this is encoded by the coding sequence ATGGAACAACAAACCGAAGTCGTTGAATGGGTCGATATTGTCGATGAGGATAATAGCGTTATTGCTCAGGCAACCCGCAGCCAAATGCGCGCTGAAAATTTACGGCATCGTGCGACGTATATTGTTGTGCATGATGGGATGGGGAAAATCTTAGTCCAACGACGTACTGACATTAAAGATTTCCACCCTGGTTTTCTCGATGCCACCGCAGGTGGTGTTGTTACCCAAGGTGAAAATATTCTGGACTCCGCAAAACGTGAAGCGGAAGAAGAGTTGGGGATCGCTGGCGTACCATTCGCAGAGCATGGTCATTTTTATTTCGAAGATGAGCATTGCCGCGTGTGGGGTGGGTTATTTAGCTGTGTTAGTCATGGTCCATTTGCGCTGCAAGAGTCTGAAGTAGCAGAGGTGAGCTGGTTAACACCAAAAGAAATCAGCGCTCGTTGTGATGAATTCACCCCAGACTCACTAAAAGCGCTCTCGTTATGGCTGACGCGCAATAATGAGTCCGAAAAAGCCATCACTTGTGCTGAAAACCCATAA
- the ackA gene encoding acetate kinase, which translates to MSSKLVLVLNCGSSSLKFAIIDPTNGDEFLSGLAECFNLPEARIKWKMDGAKKEAPLGAGAAHSEALNFIVNTILAEKPELSAQITSIGHRIVHGGEKFTSSVLITDEVIEGIEAAIPFAPLHNPAHLIGIEEARKSFPHLINKNVAVFDTAFHQTMPQEAYLYALPYELYSEHSIRRYGAHGTSHYYVSREAAKKLNKPVEELNVITCHLGNGGSVTAIVNGKCVDTSMGLTPLEGLVMGTRSGDIDPAIIFHLHDSLGMSVDQINKMLTKESGLLGLTGVTSDCRYVEDNYGTKEDATRAMDVFCHRLAKYVGAYSALMEGRLDAIIFTGGIGENSAQVREITLKKLAILGFEYDHERNLAARFGKEGLITTDNSRPAMVIATNEELVIAQDTARLTA; encoded by the coding sequence ATGTCAAGTAAGCTGGTACTGGTTCTAAACTGCGGTAGCTCCTCACTGAAATTCGCCATCATCGATCCAACTAATGGTGACGAATTTTTATCCGGTTTAGCTGAGTGTTTCAACCTCCCTGAAGCCCGTATTAAATGGAAAATGGATGGTGCTAAAAAGGAAGCTCCTTTAGGTGCTGGTGCGGCGCATAGCGAAGCATTGAATTTCATTGTCAACACCATTCTTGCTGAAAAACCTGAGTTGTCAGCGCAAATTACATCAATCGGTCACCGTATTGTTCACGGCGGCGAGAAATTCACCTCTTCTGTTTTAATCACTGATGAAGTGATTGAAGGCATTGAAGCGGCAATCCCATTTGCTCCACTGCATAACCCTGCTCACCTGATTGGTATTGAAGAGGCAAGAAAATCGTTCCCTCATCTGATCAACAAAAACGTCGCTGTATTTGACACTGCGTTCCATCAGACAATGCCACAAGAAGCCTATCTGTATGCCCTGCCATACGAACTCTATTCAGAACATAGTATCCGTCGTTATGGCGCACATGGCACAAGTCATTACTATGTTTCTCGTGAAGCGGCGAAAAAACTCAACAAACCAGTTGAAGAATTAAACGTCATCACTTGCCATTTAGGCAATGGCGGTTCTGTCACTGCAATTGTTAATGGTAAATGCGTTGACACTTCTATGGGCTTAACGCCATTAGAAGGTTTAGTCATGGGAACACGTAGTGGCGATATCGACCCTGCGATTATTTTCCATTTACATGACTCTTTAGGTATGAGTGTTGACCAAATCAACAAAATGCTGACCAAAGAATCTGGATTATTAGGCTTAACAGGCGTAACAAGTGATTGTCGCTATGTTGAAGACAACTATGGCACAAAAGAAGATGCAACGCGTGCAATGGATGTTTTCTGCCACCGTTTAGCTAAATACGTTGGTGCATACAGCGCACTGATGGAAGGCCGTCTTGATGCTATCATCTTCACCGGCGGTATTGGTGAAAACTCAGCGCAAGTTCGTGAAATTACCCTGAAGAAATTGGCTATTCTTGGTTTCGAATATGACCACGAACGTAACTTAGCGGCACGCTTCGGTAAAGAAGGTTTAATCACTACCGATAACAGCCGCCCGGCAATGGTTATCGCAACCAATGAAGAGTTGGTTATCGCTCAAGATACTGCGCGTTTAACCGCATAA
- a CDS encoding LysR family transcriptional regulator: MNNLRRLDLNQLVTLLILLRERHVSRAAQALHKSQPAVSHALNQLRELFQDPLLVRQKGQYQLTSKAEALYTPLLKALEQLDYLIAQQNFQPALCHQRFNLALSDYGAAIIAQPLTRFLREQAPDVDLNIWHCSREEMQNKLLEGSLDLAFGVFNSLDNTLRAQSIFQDKMVSLADKSICPAGTMTLDEWLSHPHIAVSMKPFDTNEVDAQLKRLNQQRRVAVTVPYWQVAPQLIAGTDLILTAAQKGFPPEMNQHCVIFEPPVKVAPLDFQMIWHERSDTDNALNWLRATIINLFAQ; this comes from the coding sequence ATGAATAACTTAAGAAGATTAGATTTAAATCAATTGGTTACCTTGCTAATTTTATTGCGGGAACGCCATGTCAGCCGTGCGGCACAAGCCCTTCATAAAAGTCAGCCTGCGGTTAGCCATGCACTGAATCAGCTGCGTGAGCTATTTCAAGACCCTCTGTTGGTACGGCAGAAAGGGCAATACCAATTAACCAGTAAAGCGGAAGCACTATATACACCGTTATTGAAAGCACTGGAGCAGTTGGATTACTTGATTGCTCAACAAAATTTTCAACCTGCTTTGTGCCATCAACGGTTTAATCTTGCATTGTCTGATTATGGTGCAGCCATTATTGCTCAACCATTGACGCGTTTTCTGCGCGAGCAAGCACCTGATGTCGATTTAAACATTTGGCATTGTAGCCGAGAAGAAATGCAAAATAAGTTATTAGAAGGAAGTTTAGATCTGGCGTTTGGGGTCTTTAATTCACTTGATAACACGCTTCGTGCCCAATCGATTTTCCAAGATAAAATGGTGAGTCTGGCCGATAAGTCAATTTGCCCAGCGGGAACAATGACGTTGGACGAATGGTTGTCACACCCTCATATTGCTGTGAGTATGAAACCGTTTGACACCAATGAAGTTGATGCGCAGCTAAAACGGTTAAATCAGCAAAGACGTGTGGCAGTGACAGTACCTTATTGGCAAGTTGCACCACAACTTATTGCAGGTACTGACCTTATCTTAACAGCGGCACAAAAAGGTTTTCCGCCAGAGATGAATCAACATTGTGTGATATTTGAGCCACCCGTAAAGGTTGCACCATTGGATTTTCAAATGATTTGGCATGAACGCAGTGATACGGATAACGCACTGAATTGGTTAAGAGCAACTATCATTAATTTATTCGCACAATAA
- a CDS encoding sodium:solute symporter family protein — protein MSSALIIIAVFFLFSVYLAIRAKKGKTMDHEGWSVGGRSYGALLVFLLSAGEIYTTFTFLGGSGWAYGKGPAILYTLAVNAFMGIFLYWVHPRVWRFAKDNDVRTISELFTKKYNSQGLGLLISLISIAAMVPLFVLQLKGLGIIVSQASYGAIPADMAIWIGIIAVTLFVMISGIHGSAWTSALKDLMILIVVVFIGIYIPLHYYGSFGDMFKAIDTAMPSFLTFPKTGLNIPWYISTIFLSVVAYFCWPHYMAAVFTAKDEKSLKRNSILIPAYSLIMLFAFFVGYAAILQIPHLEGSAVDLSLFEISKETFSPVVVGFIGAAGMLTALVPGSMLLLTTSNMLAGVVQKAVGASEEKRQSGVYARYMVPLVALVSLYFIFHSNDTLVAIMLLGVNIVAQFFPALLMSFKQHNPMTSAGAICGIAAGVLFLAVTYIEKISLAQLFPWLGEGLSFMNIGIAAFILNIIVAVVVSLLTRRK, from the coding sequence ATGAGCTCCGCATTAATTATTATTGCCGTTTTTTTCCTTTTCAGTGTTTATTTGGCGATTAGAGCCAAAAAAGGAAAAACTATGGACCACGAAGGGTGGTCAGTGGGCGGGCGAAGTTACGGGGCGCTACTCGTTTTCCTACTTAGTGCAGGGGAAATCTACACTACCTTTACCTTCCTCGGCGGGAGCGGTTGGGCATACGGTAAAGGGCCTGCCATCCTCTATACCTTAGCGGTTAATGCCTTTATGGGGATCTTTTTGTATTGGGTGCATCCGCGTGTTTGGCGGTTTGCAAAAGATAATGATGTCAGAACTATTTCTGAATTATTTACTAAGAAATATAACAGTCAAGGGCTTGGGTTATTAATTAGCTTAATTTCCATTGCGGCGATGGTGCCTTTATTTGTGCTCCAATTGAAAGGCCTTGGCATTATTGTTTCACAAGCGTCTTATGGGGCTATTCCTGCGGATATGGCCATTTGGATTGGGATTATCGCAGTCACGTTGTTTGTGATGATTTCGGGTATTCATGGGTCAGCTTGGACATCTGCTCTGAAAGATTTAATGATCTTAATTGTCGTGGTATTTATTGGGATTTATATTCCGCTACATTATTACGGTAGCTTTGGCGATATGTTTAAAGCGATTGATACCGCCATGCCAAGCTTTTTAACCTTCCCAAAAACAGGGCTGAATATTCCTTGGTATATTTCCACAATATTCCTATCTGTTGTAGCGTATTTCTGTTGGCCTCACTATATGGCGGCGGTATTTACGGCAAAAGATGAAAAATCCCTCAAGCGAAATAGTATTTTAATTCCTGCGTACAGCTTGATTATGCTATTTGCCTTTTTTGTCGGTTATGCGGCGATATTACAAATTCCACACCTTGAAGGCTCTGCTGTGGATTTATCACTGTTTGAAATTTCGAAAGAAACCTTTTCACCTGTTGTCGTTGGTTTTATCGGTGCGGCAGGGATGCTAACGGCGTTAGTACCGGGTTCTATGTTACTGTTAACGACCTCAAATATGTTAGCGGGTGTGGTACAAAAAGCGGTAGGTGCGAGTGAAGAAAAACGCCAGTCCGGCGTGTATGCACGCTATATGGTGCCGTTAGTTGCACTGGTGAGCTTGTACTTTATTTTCCACAGTAATGACACGTTAGTGGCAATAATGTTGCTCGGTGTGAATATTGTGGCGCAATTTTTCCCTGCGTTATTGATGAGTTTTAAACAACATAACCCGATGACATCGGCGGGCGCAATTTGTGGTATTGCAGCAGGGGTATTATTCCTTGCAGTTACTTATATTGAAAAAATATCCTTAGCGCAGCTCTTCCCATGGTTAGGGGAAGGCTTAAGCTTTATGAATATTGGTATTGCTGCATTTATTCTGAATATTATTGTTGCCGTGGTTGTTTCGTTATTGACCAGAAGAAAATAA
- the yfbV gene encoding terminus macrodomain insulation protein YfbV has translation MSTLQNTPPGFFKRFRLGNRYLKTFPMEKKLSPIFPEIRINKAVRFGIRFMPPIAIFTLAWQIALGGQLGPAIATALFACSLPMQGLWWLGKRASTPLPSSLLSWFYEIRDKFTEAGIAMAPVEQQPDYMALADLLKRAFNQLDRSFMEDV, from the coding sequence ATGAGTACATTGCAAAACACACCCCCCGGTTTTTTTAAACGCTTCAGATTAGGCAATCGCTATCTGAAAACTTTTCCTATGGAAAAAAAACTGTCACCTATTTTCCCTGAAATTCGGATTAATAAAGCCGTGCGTTTTGGTATTCGCTTTATGCCGCCGATTGCCATCTTCACATTAGCATGGCAAATCGCCTTAGGTGGGCAGCTTGGCCCTGCAATTGCAACGGCATTATTTGCCTGTAGTTTACCAATGCAAGGGTTATGGTGGTTAGGGAAACGTGCGTCAACACCTCTTCCATCTAGCTTGCTGAGCTGGTTTTACGAGATCCGCGACAAATTTACGGAGGCGGGAATTGCGATGGCACCTGTTGAACAACAGCCTGATTACATGGCGCTGGCTGACCTTCTTAAACGTGCATTTAACCAACTCGATCGCTCCTTTATGGAAGATGTTTAG
- a CDS encoding YfbU family protein, translating to MEMTNAQRLILSNQYKMMTMLDPDNAERYRRLQTIIERGFGLQMRELDRDFGHLSEETCRTVIEIMEMYHALQVSYSNLPEKQDIDGRRVQFLGFDAATEARYLSYVRFMVNTEGRYTHFDSGTHGFNSQTPMWEKYVRMLSIWHACPRQYHLSAVEISQIFNA from the coding sequence ATGGAAATGACTAACGCCCAACGCCTGATTTTATCGAATCAATATAAAATGATGACAATGTTAGACCCAGATAATGCAGAACGTTATCGCCGCCTGCAAACGATTATTGAACGTGGTTTTGGGTTACAAATGCGCGAGCTGGACAGAGATTTCGGTCATTTAAGTGAAGAAACTTGTCGTACAGTGATTGAAATTATGGAGATGTACCACGCGCTACAGGTCTCCTACAGTAATTTGCCTGAAAAACAAGATATTGATGGTCGCCGTGTGCAATTTTTAGGTTTTGATGCAGCAACGGAAGCTCGTTATTTAAGCTACGTGCGTTTCATGGTGAACACAGAAGGGCGTTATACCCATTTTGATAGCGGAACTCACGGCTTTAATTCGCAAACGCCAATGTGGGAGAAATATGTTCGGATGTTGTCGATTTGGCATGCGTGTCCGAGGCAGTATCACCTTTCCGCGGTGGAGATTTCTCAAATCTTTAACGCTTAG
- a CDS encoding M24 family metallopeptidase — protein MTIQKTESLLKQQHLENVTNKAREIMAREGIEALIATVGDNFYHLTGFASFFMYTFRQTGSAIAVIFRDPAVKSLVIMNEFEAANLSLEMPNAQIKTFPIWVDVDDPYNPDNGKVVKARPINSPIETIFNLLKDALSEAGVYGKPVAIELNQITYTGKNWLDKVIPELNLVDSSPLFNELRMIKSEWEINHLRKSAQITEAGIKAASQLIRVGCTSAELTAAFKAKVMSFPETNYSRFHLISVGSDFSPKMLPDNVPAKEGDLIKFDCGVDVAGYGADIARTFVVGKPNDKVNAIYQTILKGHQYMLSRIASGVALSDVFNETMALIRSSGLPHYNRGHLGHGDGVFVGLEEAPFVSAATTEVFRAGMVMSLETPYYGIGVGGIMIEDMLLITEDGVEMLSHLPRELVSLK, from the coding sequence ATGACAATTCAAAAAACAGAGTCACTTTTAAAACAACAGCACCTTGAAAACGTAACAAATAAAGCACGTGAAATTATGGCGCGTGAGGGGATTGAAGCGCTAATTGCTACAGTTGGGGATAATTTTTATCACTTAACAGGCTTTGCGAGCTTCTTTATGTATACCTTTAGGCAAACAGGCTCAGCGATTGCCGTGATTTTCCGTGACCCCGCCGTGAAATCACTGGTGATCATGAATGAGTTTGAAGCGGCAAATTTAAGCTTGGAAATGCCAAACGCTCAAATTAAAACTTTCCCAATCTGGGTGGATGTTGACGATCCTTATAACCCAGATAACGGCAAAGTGGTAAAAGCAAGGCCGATAAATAGCCCAATTGAAACCATTTTTAACTTATTAAAGGACGCTTTATCTGAGGCGGGTGTGTATGGCAAGCCAGTTGCGATTGAGCTTAACCAAATTACCTACACAGGTAAAAATTGGTTAGACAAAGTCATTCCAGAACTAAACTTAGTTGATTCTTCACCACTTTTTAATGAATTACGCATGATAAAAAGTGAATGGGAAATCAATCATTTGAGAAAATCAGCTCAAATTACTGAGGCAGGCATTAAAGCTGCAAGTCAACTTATTCGTGTTGGTTGTACATCAGCAGAATTAACCGCCGCTTTTAAAGCCAAAGTCATGTCTTTTCCTGAAACCAATTACAGTCGTTTTCACTTAATTTCAGTGGGAAGTGATTTTTCCCCAAAAATGTTGCCAGACAATGTACCAGCAAAAGAAGGGGACTTAATTAAGTTTGACTGCGGTGTGGATGTGGCGGGATACGGTGCAGATATTGCACGTACTTTTGTGGTGGGTAAACCGAATGATAAAGTCAATGCGATTTACCAAACCATATTAAAAGGCCATCAATATATGTTAAGCCGCATTGCATCAGGGGTGGCGTTAAGTGATGTATTCAATGAAACGATGGCATTAATTCGTTCATCAGGTTTACCACACTATAACCGTGGACATCTGGGACATGGTGACGGTGTATTTGTTGGTTTAGAAGAAGCGCCTTTTGTCAGTGCAGCAACCACTGAAGTGTTTCGTGCAGGAATGGTCATGAGCTTGGAAACGCCTTATTACGGTATTGGCGTGGGCGGTATTATGATTGAAGATATGTTACTGATTACAGAAGATGGCGTTGAAATGTTAAGTCATTTGCCTCGTGAATTGGTGTCTCTTAAATAA